The Ficedula albicollis isolate OC2 chromosome 9, FicAlb1.5, whole genome shotgun sequence DNA window AAACACCTGCTATTTGTAGGTAACATCGAGTATGACTCTCTAATGACAATATAAATTCTTGATGAACTTTCATCTGCCACATTCTCATCTTACCCATCATCAAAGACACCTGACTCCCCTAAACTTATTACTTACCTGTCAGTCCTTGCTGGGCCTGCTCCTTAGGGATGCACTGCTCGTTTTCAGTGGAGATAACCCTGATCTGGCAATGCCCTTCAGTGTTCCAGCCcagtgagggctcaggtgagcaCTCTGGGGGTGCTGAGTGCTCTGGTTCTGTTTCCCTTGCTCCCTGCAGACagacagcagggcaggtgcCGAGTGCATTTCACTGCTGGGAGGCAAAATCAGTGGTGGTTTCAGTGATGAACTACTTACAGTGAGAGCCAGCATAAATGCAGTAAGGACCCTCACCAGGGATTTGTGGAGTGCACAGTGCATGGGCTTGACTTACAAGGATGCCTGAAATCAGCCACAAATTACTACATCTTTAAACAAAGCACAGTATAGTGCTTTGAGTATAGAGGAATAGTGCTCCTCATTATTGCAATATGGCAGACTCCCCTGCTCAGTTAATTCAGCAAAGATAtagaatgattttttaattttttttaaatattttgtttagcAGTAGAAGAATCGCAGCCTGGGGGGATGTTGCTTTGACAGATTGGGGTTATGTGGCTGAAGCTGACCTATGCagcttccttccccttccccctcctggCAGGCAGATGAAGCATTTATGATTGCAAGGGGCTGTATTTTGTTCCTTATCTGATGGAAGGCCACCACAGTAGTCAAAAAGGACTTGTTACATATTCTGCTTGAAAGCTCAGTAAGTAACCtgtaaaagttaaaaatttaaaataaagtttaaaaaaaaattggccaTGTGGGAGGAAGCATTTAAGCACAGGAAAGAACAGGGAATTGCACAGTCAAATAAGCAGTTCTTGGCAGAATTCAAAGACCAGCAGCAGTAAGAAGGGTGCACTGGCATGTAGAAAAGAGTGGAAATGAACTGAAGAGAAATGATAGCATCATATTTAGAATCAGTCACTTTATCAGAATTATCTTGACTGGTTATtagcaaaagagaaggaattgaGTTTTTAGAGGAAGAAGGGTTTCATTTCCCCTTCATTAGCTGAGGAACCTGCTGACAGGAATTAAGACAGAATATTGCTAAATGGCAGCTTCAGGCACACAAGAAAGGGTTATTTTTAACCCTGAACTGCTCACATTTGCAGCAATGccctgcttaaaaaaaaaaaaaaaaacccaaaacccaagcTCTGCTGGCAAGACTAaggctgctttgtgctgctgtgtgggaatggggagcagAGGTCTGGGTGGGAATCCTGTGGGGCAGTGGTGCCTCTGAGCCTGTGTCATGAAAATATGCCTGCAGTTAACCATTGTCCTCTGACCTCAATCCATGCTGGAACAGGGGCTTTGCATAATCACACAAGGAGAGGGCTCCTGCTCCAAAAGATGTTGTGTTTTGAATTTCCAAAACAGACAAAGGAGACATTGTCAGCCCTTCACACAGGGGAAAGGAGGCAGGGTGAGAGGGATTTGTCTGGGGCAAGCAGGCTAATTTTGACAGAATGGGCACTTAAAGTGAAGTTTCCTGAATGCATTTGTGTGTTATGACCACAAGATTGGCCTTCCTTTCTAATACtggattttgtttcttcctgaAACTTCAGCTCAGGTACAGGGTTGTTGATCAAAGCCATTCTTTCATTCTGTTCTGTTTAATAAATATGCTAGGGAATCCTTCCTTGGATGCAGGTCTGAGTTGCAGCTCTGCAAGCCCCTCAGAGAGCTTCAGGTGGATTTTCATGTtggggctgccaggagcagtAATGCAAGAAAAGgccccttaaaaaaaaaaaaaaaaaaaacccaaaacccaagcTCTGCTGGCAAGACTAaggctgctttgtgctgctgtgtgggaatggggagcagAGGTCTGGGTGGGAATCCTGTGGGGCAGTGGTGCCTCTGAGCCTGTGTCATGAAAATATGCCTGCAGTTAACCATTGTCCTCTGACCTCAATCCATGCTGGAACAGGGGCTTTGCATAATCACACAAGGAGAGGGCTCCTGCTCCAAAAGATGTTGTGTTTTGAATTTCCAAAACAGACAAAGGAGACATTGTCAGCCCTTCACACAGGGGAAAGGAGGCAGGGTGAGAGGGATTTGTCTGGGGCAAGCAGGCTAATTTTGACAGAATGGGCACTTAAAGTGAAGTTTCCTGAATGCATTTGTGTGTTATGACCACAAGATTGGCCTTCCTTTCTAATACtggattttgtttcttcctgaAACTTCAGCTCAGGTACAGGGTTGTTGATCAAAGCCATTCTTTCATTCTGTTCTGTTTAATAAATATGCTAGGGAATCCTTCCTTGGATGCAGGTCTGAGTTGCAGCTCTGCAAGCCCCTCAGAGAGCTTCAGGTGGATTTTCATGTtggggctgccaggagcagtAATGCAAGAAAAGGCAGAGGTGTGACTTTGTCTTCTGCTTGTCTTTGTGCCCTTGGGGACCACAGCCCCATGGGGGTGCAGGAGGGGAGGCTCCAAGAGCAatgatgctgctctgctcagcctcatGGGGCAAGAAAATaagtgggaagaaaaatcttactAATTCCAATGTCCATTTGTCTTGCTCAAGCTTGTTAAGTGCAGAAAGGCCAGTGATGTGACACTGCATGGCCAAACTGGGGCTGCTTGGGCTTTTTATGAGGCAGCATTGAGTGGAGCCATCTGGGCTAGGAGAAGACCACACTTCTGGAATGAGCCTTTAGGAGCACTAAAGCTGAGTGGCTCTCTGGGACACCATGCTGAATGAAGGGCACTCACAGCTGCATGGGGTTTATGGGGCTTTTTTATCTctgatgacagaaaaaaaatgtactagTCACGTGGTTCCTCATGAATTTCAAGCCACTGTTGACAAGTGGCATTGCCTGTGTTCTCAGCCATGCTGGAACAGTTCCCCAGCTTTCTGCCTGCTAATGCTTTGCAGTTACCTGATTTTTCTCTAAACTTAAAGAACAGAAACTTCAGTATCTTAAGTGCCTTGGGTGAACATTTGCACAATCATCCCTCTAATATCCAAGTGTCTCACCTCTGTGGCTCCTGAGGTCTCAGTCTCTCGGAAGGTGTACTGCTCACTTGCCTGAGAGCTGAGGGAATCTGCTCCTTGGAAAGTAACACCTTTCTAGAAAGCTAAATACAAATGTGGGAGCATAACTTTCACTATGTCAATGGTGCATCTCAAGCAGTTAAAActattgttttgctttaaagtctctgttcagttttgtttgttagggttattttattttattttattttattttattttattttattttattttattttattttattttattttattttattttattttattttattttattttattttattttattttattttattttattttattttattttattttattttattttattttattttattttattttattttattttattttattttattttattttattttattttattttattttattttattttattttattttattttattttatgactgGGGCAACTTCCTTAAGTACTTCCAGGGGCCTGGCTCCAGTTTCCAAAGATAAATCTGATTTCTGTGTTAAAAGGCAAGCTCTTTCCTTCAAGCACTTTCCTGTGTGACAGACTTGAAAAAGGCAAATTGGATTCAGTACAATTTCAATAATTGTAACTTTCCTGTGCTGTCTGTTCATTGAGATGAATCTTTGAGAAAGATCACCTGTGATAAATTATTTACCAGGGTATTACCTCAATTAAGGTAGTAGCTCTTATAGTGCAGGTGTGAAGAAAGAAGTACTTGCTCCTTAAACTTTTTCCAATCCATGTCCTATTCAATGTTTCTGTTTCAATGGACTCCACAAGCTCTGTGTGATATTTATTAATCTGACTTACTAACAGTCTCCTGAAGTTTAAACAGAGAAAGATCAGCTGGGCTCAGGCTTGCAGGAGTCAGGTTCATGCCAGCTCTGACACTTGTATTTGACTTTATGTACATCATTTAACATTTGTGGCTCTCCTGTCTGCCAAATGCAGATACtaattcttcccttttttccctgtccATACTTGTGTAAGTGGCATGTTTGGACAGGAATCAGCTCCTCCTTTGTCTGTGCATAACTCACACACAAATGAGAAACAACCTTCTGGTTGccacaaaataataaatggcTTTGACCTGCTCAGTGAAAAATGCAACCTTTGGATTACATTGGTGAAAATCAAAAGTCCACTGCAGTTCACAAGTCAAAAACTGATGATAGTGTTTAGCACCAATGTCTGTCATGGAACATCTGGCATTCatcactgctttccttttctttccactgctgTATTTTATCCCATCTATTGGAGGTTTCTTAGCTCAGTCTCTATAAATTAAGGCTGTCTCTCAGTCAGGGTAGTGGGATCACTGCAGGCTGCAAGgtaaaggaaggagaaagatgAAGACTGAAGGAAAGTGTCtgctcccctttttcccccctctccctgtGCACAGACAGTACTGGACAGCATTACTAGACAGCAAGATACTCTTGAGAGATGGAATAGTTTCCAGAAATAACAAATGTCTGTACCAGCCCTAGTTATGAAGgcagaaagcaggagaggaaTTGGAGCTGGAGTTGACACCCGTTGACATTGTTGGAAAAACCAAGATTGACTGCTTTGGAACAGCCCTTCAGCAAGTTTATAATGAATTAGGAAAGCAAACATTACTTAATATGAGACTTCCTGGGCAATGGCTTTGATGTattattttagaattaaattGCTCTTACTGCAGAAATTTAAGTCACTACTAGCAAGAATAGTACTGAAGGTGCTGGGAAAACACGGGTCTGTTAAAATTAGCCAAAACAAAAtacttctacttttttttttctcaaaaaccTGTTCACTGCCATCTCAGTGGCCATTCCATTCAGTGTTCCTGGACAGTGCTGGCAAGGCAATGAGCCCTAGCAGCATTCTGGAGGTGCATTTCTGATGGGGACATGAATCCTCCACCTGCATGTGTGTGTTCCCTGCCAAAGCCAGGTGCTTCCATGTGTGCACAGGGTCACACAGCCCCATGCCCTGCAAGCACATGCCAGCCTTAGGAGCTAGAGGAGGTATTTCCTCcttctggaaaaacagagaCACCTCAGTCCCACGATGCTGGCAGTTAGGGAAGAAGAAGCCCATTTCCCTCATTGCCATCTCTTCAATCCCAAAACTTTATGGGCTGAAGACAGAGGGTCTCTGTTAGAGGCAGCTGTCATGTTTTCAGTTCTAGGGACAGCTTGTGTTGTTGGGGAGCTCATTATACTTAGAACAGCAAGGATGCCCCATGTGCTCTTCCTGGTTGTCTTGCTTTTCCCTTCTATTTAGTCTCATGTCAGAAGTGTGTCTGAAGTTTGTTTGATTTAATATCAGCTTGACTGAAATGGGAATAAACTATTGCTGCTACTTCTGGTTGTCAGCTCAGCCTTCTCTTCCTGCAAAGCATATTGCATTCCTGATTTCccattgtttttcatttatgttCCTGTGGTTTTATCCTCCTACTCACTGCGTTCTCCCAGGTTTCAGCTCGGATCAGTCAAGCAGTGGGTGTCCTGGTCAGCATGTTCATGCAGTGCAGGTGATGGGTCCAGCTCACAGAGGGGCTCTGGGCTGTCCTTGAGAGCAGgtcctggctggcacagcaggcacaCACTGCTTGGTGGGAAAggccaggcagtgccaggagccacagctgctctctgaagtCAATAAACAGGCTCAGTCCTGGTGATTTGTTCTGACTTTGTAGTGTGTTGCTGGGAATGGACTTCCTGGTCAAGGTGCTGCTACTTGGCAAGGCtaaaatgagaaagagaaacaCGGGTCTAATGTTGCACAAACTGCTATGCATGAGGtgttgcaagaaaaaaataacccacaaGTACAGTGGAATGGATGATGTAATGTTGATTTGCTCTCAGGTTTTCGCTGTCTGCAGTAGATCTCTGCTTGCCAAGCATCCGTCCCGTTACTAGCAGGacatttattctgttttctcttcttcttgTAGAAAATTTTACTACATCACGCTGCTGAGAGACCCCGTGTCCCGTTACCTCAGCGAGTGGCGTCACGTGCAGCGAGGAGCCACGTGGAAAACCTCCTTGCACATGTGTGATGGCAGGACACCCACCCCCGAGGAGCTGCCCTCGTGCTACGAGGGCACGGACTGGTCGGGCTGCACGCTGCAGGAGTTCATGGACTGCCCCTACAACCTGGCCAACAACCGCCAGGTGAGGATGCTGGCCGACCTGAGCTTGGTGGGCTGCTACAACATGTCCTTCATCCCCGAGAACAAGCGAGCGCAGATCCTGCTGGAGAGCgccaaaaaaaacctcaaggaCATGGCCTTCTTCGGCCTGACAGAGTTCCAGAGAAAGACTCAGTACTTGTTTGAGAGGACTTTCAACCTGAAGTTCATCCGGCCCTTCATGCAGTACAACAGCACGCGGGCGGGAGGGGTGGAGGTGGACAACGACACCATCCGCAGGATCGAGGAGCTCAACGAGCTGGACATGCAGCTCTACGACTATGCAAAGGACCTCTTCCAACAGCGCTACCAGTAcaagaggcagctggagaggatggagcagaggatAAAGAACCGGGAGGAGAGGCTCCTGCACCGGTCCAACGAAGCGCTTCCCAAGGAAGAGACCGACGAGCAAGGACGTTTGCCCACTGAGGACTACATGAGCCATATTATAGAGAAGTGGTAGCCTAGGCAGACTTTTGTATTGATGATACCCTAGGGGTTTCCATATGAGAGAGCGTGGAAGTAAAATGGCGAAACGGCggaagatattttatttaaaaacgAGTCTGTAAAACAGAAGATAGGTTGCTTCCTTAAGCGTAGGGTCTTTTTACTGTTTCTTACAAGACCGATGagattcttaaaaaaaaaaaaaaaaaaaaaaaaaaaaaaaaaaaaaaaaaaaaccccccccccccccccccccccccccccccccccccccccccccccccccccccccccccccccccccccccccccccccccccccccccccccccccccccccccccccccccccccccccccccccccccccccccccccccccccccccccccccccccccccccccccccccccccccccccccccccccccccccccccccccccccccccccccccccccccccccccccccccccccccccccccccccccccccccccccccccccccccccccccccccccccccccccccccccccccccccccccccccccccccccccccccccccccccccccccccccccccccccccccccccccccccccccccccccccccccccccccccccccccccccccccccccccccccccccccccccccccccccccccccccccccccccccccccccccccccccccccccccccccccccccccccccccccccccccccccccccccccccccccccccccccccccccccccccccccccccccccccccccccccccccccccccccccccccccccccccccccccccccccccccccccccccccccccccccccccccccccccccccccccccccccccccccccccccccccccccccccccccccccccccccccccccccccccccccccccccccccccccccccccccccccccccccccccccccccccccccccccccccccccccccccccccccttcttaaaaaaaaaaaaaaaaaaaaagaaaaataaacgcataaaaataaaaaatggtcAGCATTCTAATGCAGAGATAAAAGATGCACAAATGCAGTTACCCCACTCAAAAGACCAAATACAGAAGAATGTTTCCTGTCCTCACAATTTTAACTCAAACGGCAGAAGTcggatttttaaaaaatctgtttatccCCTGAGCGTAATGATCTAAAGATACATAATcgaaaaaaacaaggaaatagaGGTTTTCTTTTACgggggaggtgggatgggaaCTGCATTGTTTGTCAGTAACTGGTAATGGTGACTAAGCTGAGGATGGGCCATCCTGTCAGGCTGGGGTCTGAGCACACAGGCActcacagcatttctgctggctgccactgccagaaAGTAGAGcaccatttaaaaaaagggaagaagaagaaaaaaacactcaGAGGATGAGAAACATTAAAGCAAATTGACTGTGGCCTGGGAAATGTAtcacatatacatacacagcTTCATCACAAAAATGATAAAGAATTCATacacaaaaatcacagatttgTTTCCCAGACAGGTCCCAAAACAAGTTAAAAGCCAACCATAGACTCAAACCTGCATTCACATGTTATCCTGTCAGCTTACACCACTACCACTCAAGCCACCATCAGTACATGAAAACCCTATCCTACATActacaaacaaaaagcaagaaaaatttaaatactcCTTCATGAATCTGCACAAAACTCAGACCCTGTAAACGATGAGGGGGTGACAAGGGggtgattttgttttgtttgttgctaTGTGAAATACTGACCCAGAATAAGCATACAGACCTACTCTAGCTgtattatttcagttatttttacttgcttttatCAAGAGGTAATGGGCATCAGCCTGCTTCCAGTGAAGTCACTAGAAGTGATTTAAGTGGGAACAGGATGGGGCTCTCTTCCATAGCTGTGAAAATTTCTGACTATGGGTCTGAATTAATTATGAGACAGTGCACATTGTCTTTTGGCAGGGTGCCTGTTCTGCAGCCCTTACTTTAAATGAACAAGCTGTGTTCATAAAACTGGAAAGGGGATTCATGGATAGTGTTTTTTTAGTCTCAGACCATTCTCAAAGCAGAACTCTTTCTCTTTCAATGCTGTTTTTTAGGGCCTCATGTAAGTTTAATCCTCCAGTGTGGAGACAGTCTAACCAGGTTCTGCTTACTGACTTTTGAGTCATGGAACAACAATGACTTCTCTAATTCCTCTTCCCACTTGTCAAATTAAAATATGgcttatttttttgctgttgcaaGCACTTCTTTGTTTGGCTGGAAGCATGGAAATGAAGTAGTTTTTGCCTGGTTCATGTCTCACTCTGTTATTACTCAGCCTGTAAGAAGACCTGAACCAGCTATTGTTTAGGGTAAACTCCGAACCAAATGGAATATGATTTGATTTTCAAAGGCCACGTTAACTGCAAATCAAATATGGCATTGAAATCactggaggagaggcagagagctGATGCACTCAATTTtagcatttcatttttacagCATCCCTTTCCCATCACACAAATCCACTGATTGCTGCttggtttgtattttaattctttctctgcctctgtgctCTGTTTCCAGCAGTCTCAAGTTTAGACTGAGTTTGACTCAGACAAAGGAGGGGCTTCTTTATTCTCCTGTGCACACCTGGAGGAATACACCTTGCTTTTGGAGACTTTCTTCTCCTGAAGAGTAAAGACAGCTGAAAACTTGATAAAATATACAGAGCACTTAGGGCTCAAATACAATTCTGTTACAGCCTTGAGCCAAAGTCCACCAGAGTCAGAGGATATCTTTCCTGCTGGTTTCAGGTGGATTTTGCACACACTGGCctgtctgcaggcacagcaggacatTGTCACCCACACATCTGGCTGGCACCAGGATGTGCTGGTGGTGGCCGTGTCTTTAAGGCCATAAGCATTTCCTCCTGGATGAAAATTGGGAAGCAAAATGAAGCAGTGTTTGGTGGTTGGCTTAGGGGCAGAGAAGGTATTACAAGTCCACTTGCTCATCTCTGAATTCCAAGACTGGGAGAAGCTGTGTCTGCTAGCTGCCAGCACTTTGACATTTTGCTGTaactaaagaaaacatttgtgttttaaaaatgcaactttGCAGGCTGTTTACCCACAAAACCAGCACGCGAGATatgaaaagcagctgttgtACATGCACAGTTTCCACCTTTCCCCAAAAGCTTTCCAGGGTGTGTCCTGTGTCGTGGATCCATTACACACAggtggctcctgcagctgatccctgttcctggcactgctggggctgtgtgtgatTCACCCCAGTATTGTGATCAGGCTGTGTCTGCCTGAGCTGTTCTGTGTTACAGGCTCTGGGTGACCAGCTGGATGTTAATGGATCTGTCTAAACCAGAAGCAGCCTCTGACCTTAGAAGCATGTCAGTAGAAGACCTTGTTCCCACAGTTTCTTTGTAACGTGTTGCAGCAACGAGCAGAAGAAATGAAGTTATATTGAAAGTTGTCTTTGGTTAACAGTTTCATTTCAACCACAAAAGGAGGGCTGACCCCACTTAGTACTGAGGCAGAAGTTTCTAGATTTAAATCCTGCACCCAGCAAATGCCACAGCTCTTCCACCTCTTCACTGGGAGTAACAAATTGGTGGACTCTAAAAGGGTGCTCCAAGGTGTGAAAAGTATAGGGCACTTTGAAACAGATTCTGAGTAATGGAAATGAACAGAACCACCCAAAAGCCATTCCTcaccctggctgctgtgctggtctGCTTCTGGCTGTAAGCCAtatgttaatttattttaagtgcAGTGTACCAGAACATGAGTTGCTGGACATATCTGGCACTATCTTCTTCCTTTAGTGGCTGCAAGGGAACTTTTTTAACATAATGTGAATGTAGTTTTTTGTGATTTATATGTACCACACTTTGAAGTGgtcctgtttcttttctctttacGACTGATATTTTGATGCTACAATAACATGAAAAGTGTGTGTGtagttttaaaatgaatggaGAGCAACAGCTTTAAGGCACTCTGGCAGAAGTAGTGGCCAGAAAGTAGATTCTTGTTCAATATCTGCCCCTTTcttccaaaatgtttttcctgtgaattCCAGACACACCAAGACCTTCTCCAGTACAATAAGGGTGTCTTCAGGGGGTCTGTCTGTGCACCATGATCCAGGTCAGGTTAAGagagtgctgggagcagtgcaaGACTGGATTTGTCTCTTAGGGACTTTGTCAATTTGCTTTTAGTCACCTAAACAGGGTAAACATCACTGCTTGGTGGGTGTTGTTgttgaagaaaacattttcttgctgGTTTGTCTCATCCTAGTTAGCTCTGTTGAAGGAGTTTGCATCACCCAAAGTTTTTCAGACAGTCAGGTGCCACCTTGTGCCCTGTGCAGGTCACAAAATGCAGGATTGACTGGTAAGggtgccagcccaggctgtcacAGGGTTCAAAGtcataaacaaacaaacaaaaaaaagtcaacaaagGATCAGTGTGAATTTCTGGCCTGTCTGAATTTCTCCCTTTATGCCCAAACATTTTGGAATAAATGAGGATCACATCAGTTGATGTTTTGCAGCCCCACAGTCCCTTACTTGCTTACAAAAGTGGGATGGCAATGAAAGCAGCATAACAAAGATCCCAATAAGGTTTTGATTCTTTTctcccagggctgtcctgtCCTAGAGCAAAAAAGAGCAGTGCAGTTGCTGAGAGTGTGACCAAGGCAGAAGGACTCCCCAGTGGCAGTACAATTAGGAATTTTTCCCTCTGAGCCAATCAAGTCCCTTCACAGAGAGCAGTGAACAGCTGCAGAGGTGATGATAACATCACAGCACAGGGCCTGACCCAGGTTCATATCTTGGGGTTAAAAGCATCTCTAGTGTCTTACTGGTGTTCAGAGTTACCCAGATCCCCTCCTATCCCACAGACTGTTCCAGTCATCACAATAAAGGGGTAGCACTACAGGAATTCATCACCCAAACTGTGTTTAATACTTTTTCCCAGAGCTAGAGCTTGGCATGCAGCTGACACTGCCTGCTGGATTCAAATCACAGCACTGGCTGcattctctttttattcttgTCTTCACTTTCACTAATATTAGCAGATCTGCCTATTCCAGAGGCAGAAGTGAACATGGGATTCCCTGCCTGATCAGGAGCATTCCAAGCCTTTATAGCACAGCTCAGGTGAACCAGGTCACAGAGTCCCAGCAATCCATAGCTGTTTGTTTTACCCCATCCACAAGAATTCTGCCAAGGTGAATGCAGCCCTGATAAGCACATGGGTGTTAAAGACTGTGTTGTCCCAGCTCTGTAATTCTTAGCCATgcaagctgaaaaaaacaagatttGCAAATAAGTCTGTCTCCTCAGAGCCCCACAGTTCCCCCTCCCTGTTCAATTCCCCCAGGTATCAATTCTGGAGACTGGATTGAGAGAGTTGTACtataatgaataattttatattcaaaagGTTTACTAAGCATGATTTGTTTTGTACATATTGGAATATgatttaacttatttttattgcccctttgaatttattttttttccataagggGAAGACAAAAATCCCCATCCTCTCTCATTGTGAAGTTCCTATGTGTTTTTGTGTAGTCTGCCAGTCAAACACGCCCCAGGCAGAGGATTTCTCACCGTCCCTGCAGCtatcagattttgtttttcattgtcaTTTCTATTCATCTGGGACTTTACATATGTtgtctcttctttcctctgtgtcttcacagagcagggaaagggcaaTGCAggcaggattttctttttcttcctctcccctttcTTGTGTGCTTTACTTCCCAAGGAACTCAGTTCCTCTAGGAGTTGTGTGACTGAGGGTAAAAAATTACAACTGTCCCCCCACCTGCCTTCCATCCTCTATAATGTAGATCAAATGGATTCAGCATCTCTGAAAGTGATTGTGGCTGGACTCATTCCATTGGGCTGAATGTGTATGGTTTGcactttccccccccccccacttcaggaactaaaaaacaacaaaaagtaaaaGGCAACTGTTTAACTTGAGCCAAGTAACACTTAAagctttatatatttatttatagcaTCTTACAGAAAGTGttaaaaggttttttcttccacaagaaaaataaaattttaaacaaatcatCTAATTGTTTTTGTCTAGATCGAGGATGAATGTTAGCAGATGAAATAAACCCTAAAATTGAGCAGCTGTTGTGCGTGTTGTCCTTGCATTGGCCTTTGGATGCTGCTTCAGTGTAATATGTCTTGGCTGTTTATTACAGAGAGATAAAGCTGCCAGTGCAGTTGATGgagaatatttgttttctgctaCAAAAACAGACTCCTGGACAAGAAATATTCAAGCAGAAACTGCAGTCTGTTCATTCCTATTGTTACACTTGAGCCAACATTGCAAAAAGCCCTTAAACCT harbors:
- the HS6ST1 gene encoding heparan-sulfate 6-O-sulfotransferase 1 → MKRAGRTMVERTSKFLLIVAVSVCFMLILYQYVGPGLSLGSPSGRSYSEELDLFPTPDPHYVKKYYFPVRELERELAFDMKGEDVIVFLHIQKTGGTTFGRHLVQNVRLEVPCDCRPGQKKCTCYRPNRRETWLFSRFSTGWSCGLHADWTELTNCVPGVLDRRESAAAKTPRKFYYITLLRDPVSRYLSEWRHVQRGATWKTSLHMCDGRTPTPEELPSCYEGTDWSGCTLQEFMDCPYNLANNRQVRMLADLSLVGCYNMSFIPENKRAQILLESAKKNLKDMAFFGLTEFQRKTQYLFERTFNLKFIRPFMQYNSTRAGGVEVDNDTIRRIEELNELDMQLYDYAKDLFQQRYQYKRQLERMEQRIKNREERLLHRSNEALPKEETDEQGRLPTEDYMSHIIEKW